One stretch of Nocardia mangyaensis DNA includes these proteins:
- a CDS encoding argininosuccinate synthase gives MSDRVVLAYSGGLDTSVAISWIAKETGSEVVAVAIDLGQGGEDMSAIRQRALDCGAVEAIVVDARDEFADEYCLPTIQANAMYMGQYPLVSAISRPLIVKHLVEAAKFHNATTVSHGCTGKGNDQVRFEVGIGALAPDLEVIAPVRDYAWTREKAIAFAEQNNLPINVTKKSPFSIDQNVWGRAVETGFLEDLWNAPTKDVYDYTADPTVNFEAPDEVIVTFDKGVPVAIDGKPVTVLQAIEEMNTRAGRQGVGRLDMVEDRLVGIKSREIYEAPGAIALITAHQALENVTVERELGRYKRQVEQRWAELAYDGLWYSPLKRALDAFVQDTQQKVTGDIRMVLHGGSAVVNGRRSEQSLYDFNLATYDEGDTFDQSLAKGFVQIHGLSSKVAARRDLS, from the coding sequence ATGTCCGATCGCGTCGTACTCGCCTACTCCGGTGGGCTTGACACCTCCGTCGCCATCAGCTGGATCGCGAAGGAGACCGGTTCCGAGGTGGTGGCCGTGGCCATCGACCTCGGCCAGGGCGGCGAGGACATGAGCGCGATCCGACAGCGCGCGCTGGACTGCGGCGCCGTGGAGGCCATCGTGGTCGACGCGCGCGACGAGTTCGCCGACGAGTACTGCCTGCCCACCATCCAGGCCAACGCCATGTACATGGGCCAGTACCCGCTCGTGTCGGCCATCAGCCGCCCGCTGATCGTCAAGCACCTGGTCGAGGCCGCCAAGTTCCACAACGCCACCACCGTCTCGCACGGGTGCACCGGCAAGGGCAACGACCAGGTCCGCTTCGAGGTCGGCATCGGCGCGCTCGCGCCCGATCTCGAGGTCATCGCGCCGGTCCGCGACTACGCCTGGACCCGCGAGAAGGCCATCGCCTTCGCCGAGCAGAACAACCTGCCGATCAACGTCACCAAGAAGTCGCCGTTCTCCATCGACCAGAACGTGTGGGGCCGCGCGGTCGAGACCGGGTTCCTCGAGGACCTGTGGAACGCGCCGACCAAGGACGTCTACGACTACACCGCCGACCCGACGGTGAACTTCGAGGCGCCCGACGAGGTCATCGTCACCTTCGACAAGGGTGTGCCGGTCGCCATCGACGGCAAGCCCGTCACCGTGCTGCAGGCCATCGAGGAGATGAACACCCGCGCCGGTCGCCAGGGTGTCGGCCGCCTCGACATGGTCGAGGACCGGCTCGTCGGCATCAAGAGCCGCGAGATCTACGAGGCGCCCGGCGCCATCGCGCTGATCACCGCGCACCAGGCGCTGGAGAACGTCACCGTCGAGCGCGAGCTGGGCCGCTACAAGCGTCAGGTCGAGCAGCGCTGGGCCGAGCTGGCCTACGACGGCCTGTGGTACTCCCCGCTCAAGCGCGCCCTGGACGCCTTCGTGCAGGACACCCAGCAGAAGGTCACCGGCGACATCCGGATGGTGCTGCACGGCGGTTCGGCCGTCGTCAACGGCCGCCGCTCCGAGCAGTCGCTCTACGACTTCAACCTGGCCACCTACGACGAGGGAGACACCTTCGACCAGTCCCTGGCCAAGGGCTTCGTCCAGATCCACGGCCTGTCCTCCAAGGTCGCCGCCCGCCGCGACCTCAGCTGA